The following proteins are co-located in the [Pasteurella] mairii genome:
- the sodA gene encoding Mn superoxide dismutase yields MAYTLPQLSYPYDALEPYFDAQTMEIHHSKHHQTYANNASAVVETLPQFANLCPGELLTKLAEVPADKRTAVRNNVGGHVNHSLFWKCLKTDTTLQGALKDAIVRDFGSVEAFQAEFEKAAATRFGSGWAWLVLTAEGKLAIVSTANQDSPLMGKDIAGCEGFPLLCLDVWEHAYYLKYQNRRPDYIKAFWNVINWDYVAERFEKKSTNGNCAK; encoded by the coding sequence ATGGCTTATACTTTACCACAACTCAGTTATCCCTATGATGCATTAGAGCCTTATTTTGATGCTCAAACGATGGAAATTCACCACAGTAAACATCACCAAACTTACGCAAATAATGCAAGTGCGGTAGTTGAAACCTTGCCACAGTTTGCTAACTTATGTCCAGGCGAATTACTGACTAAATTAGCAGAAGTTCCGGCAGATAAGCGTACAGCAGTACGCAATAATGTTGGTGGGCACGTAAACCACAGTTTGTTCTGGAAATGTTTAAAAACCGATACCACATTACAAGGTGCATTAAAAGATGCTATTGTCCGTGATTTCGGTTCTGTTGAAGCATTTCAAGCCGAATTTGAAAAAGCAGCAGCGACCCGCTTTGGATCAGGTTGGGCGTGGTTAGTATTGACCGCTGAAGGTAAATTAGCCATAGTATCAACCGCGAATCAAGATAGTCCGTTAATGGGGAAAGACATTGCTGGTTGCGAAGGATTCCCTCTTTTATGTTTGGATGTTTGGGAACATGCTTACTATTTAAAATATCAGAACCGTCGCCCAGATTATATCAAAGCATTTTGGAATGTGATCAACTGGGATTATGTGGCAGAACGCTTTGAGAAAAAATCTACCAACGGTAATTGTGCTAAATAA